One segment of Lytechinus variegatus isolate NC3 chromosome 13, Lvar_3.0, whole genome shotgun sequence DNA contains the following:
- the LOC121426481 gene encoding monocarboxylate transporter 10-like, which translates to MTAKGKAVEHKLASRDGVYSKQDDVDFKNPSAKRNITCKALWEDPTYFRWISTFIWASVSIFNFGIIGDFSMFFIYIEEDLRASVMELNWLGSLPWILFSVCSPLTTPIVKVLGYRYTLVGSNLVCAIGLFATSFPHQIWPMYLTYSLVFGGSTIIYYTAGCIYVTGYFDQKSCTGPVSSMGFFYEIAVLVFSPIIQVTADAWGWRWSVRLLSSCTLVCSGLLVIFIRQPPLDLSGRVINPVTNDEDQGKEAIDVHEPCLATTKDTEANDAVTTSRERYIKMISMPSFWVFELSIMLSFTALSFSNINLGSYLYSVGISTGVTAILHSSLAGGGVLGRSLVMFLSHKLPVPISSIYPIIAILNCFLSILILITSSLPVLYIYSTAVGFLRALYFSLATGLAVELFGITNAAQGYVGLFFAYGIAGVLAAVLPGITHGLTGSYTVTVITCAVFWGISFLLFAVVYLLYRRRQKRGLEAVRISAKSQLRVHSDENYATKSL; encoded by the exons ATGACTGCTAAGGGTAAGGCTGTGGAACATAAACTTGCCAGCAGAGATGGAGTTTATTCGAAGCAGGATGATGTTGATTTCAAAAACCCTTCAGCCAAACGAAACATTACCTGCAAGGCTCTGTGGGAAGACCCAACGTATTTCCGATGGATCAGTACCTTCATCTGGGCTTCGGTCAGCATTTTCAACTTTGGTATTATTGGAGACTTCAGCATGTTCTTCATCTATATCGAAGAGGATCTTAGAGCATCCGTGATGGAATTAA ACTGGCTAGGTAGTCTTCCATGGATTCTCTTCAGTGTGTGTTCACCACTCACCACACCCATCGTCAAAGTCCTCGGATATCGCTACACTCTTGTCGGGTCTAACCTTGTCTGCGCCATTGGGCTCTTTGCCACCAGCTTCCCGCACCAGATATGGCCGATGTATCTCACGTACAGTCTGGTGTTCGGCGGAAGCACGATTATTTATTATACTGCCGGATGTATCTATGTCACAGGTTACTTTGACCAGAAGTCCTGTACCGGTCCGGTGTCTTCCATGGGATTCTTTTATGAGATAG CTGTTCTGGTATTTAGTCCCATCATCCAGGTGACTGCCGATGCATGGGGGTGGCGCTGGTCGGTTCGCCTCCTCTCTTCATGCACACTTGTCTGTTCTGGGCTTCTTGTTATATTCATCAG GCAACCTCCGTTAGATCTCTCGGGACGGGTTATCAATCCAGTCACCAATGATGAAGATCAAGGAAAAGAGGCAATCGATGTCCATGAACCATGCTTAGCGACCACGAAAGACACCGAGGCCAATGATGCGGTGACGACGTCGCGAGAGAGATACATCAAGATGATATCGATGCCATCTTTCTGGGTCTTCGAGTTGAGCATAATGTTATCGTTTACAGCGTTGTCGTTCAGTAACATTAATCTC GGCAGCTACCTCTACTCCGTCGGAATCTCTACTGGAGTTACTGCGATTTTACACTCGTCTTTGGCAGGAGGAGGGGTACTCGGGCGGTCCCTCGTCATGTTTCTCTCCCACAAACTACCCGTCCCCATTTCAAGCATCTATCCAATCATCGCCATCTTGAATTGTTTCCTCTCCATCCTCATATTAATAACATCCAGTTTACCGGTACTCTACATCTATTCCACAG CCGTGGGCTTTCTGCGTGCTCTGTATTTCTCCCTGGCGACTGGACTTGCGGTGGAACTCTTTGGTATCACGAATGCGGCTCAGGGGTATGTGGGACTGTTCTTTGCTTACGGCATAGCCGGAGTACTTGCTGCCGTGTTACCAG GTATAACACATGGTCTTACTGGATCTTATACAGTCACGGTGATTACTTGTGCAGTATTCTGGGGTATTTCCTTCCTTCTCTTTGCCGTTGTCTACCTCCTGTACCGCCGCCGACAAAAGAGGGGGTTAGAAGCTGTGAGAATATCAGCGAAATCACAATTACGTGTACACAGTGATGAAAACTATGCAACGAAGAGCCTATAA